CCGCCCGGACCGGCGAAGTTTTCCACTTGTGGTGGCACCCGCATAATTTTGGGGCGAATTTGGCCGAAAACATGGCGGTGCTGCGGCGCATTGCCGACCATTTTCGGTATTTGGAGACCCGTTATGGCATGGAAACTTTGGGCATGGCCGACGTGGTCACCCGTCTCCCCTCCTTACCAAACCTTCCCGCTGCATGAGCACTGCTTCTGAATACGCCGGCAAAAACATCGTGATGCTGGCCGGGCCGGGCGAATCAACCAACATTCTATTTCACGCCTTGGACGCGGCGTTTGGCGTCCACCGCATCATCGTTGAAACTACAGTCAGTCAAAAACAGCTGCTAACGCGCCGTGCCGAGAAGCTGGGCTGGGGCACCGTGCTGGGGCAAATTGCTTTCAAGTTGGCCATTGCCGGTCCCCTGAGCCGCGCGGCGCAGCCCCGCTTACAGCACCTGCGGCAAGCACATGGCTTAAACAACGCGCCCTTGCCGCCTGACCGCACCATCCAAGTGTCGTCGGTGAATGCCCCGGAGGCTCTCTTGGCTCTACAGGCCTTGAGCCCCGACGTGGTGGTAGTAAATGGCACCCGCATCATTGCCAAGCGGGTGCTGACGGGAGTGCCGTGCCCATTCATCAATACCCACGCGGGCATCACCCCGCTCTACCGGGGAGTGCACGGTGGCTACTGGGCCCTGGCCAATGATGACACAGCCCACTGCGGCGTGTCGGTACACCTAGTGGATGCTGGCATCGACACGGGCGGTATCATCGCCCAAGCCTTGATTCAGCCCGAAGCGGAGGATAATTTTGCTACGTATCCGCTGTTGCAACTCATCGCCGGCCTCCCGCTACTGAAGAAAGCGGTGCAGGCAGCTTTGCAAGGAGGAATTCGCCTCCAGTCCGCTCCTGAAGGCCAGTCGCGTCTGTGGTCGCACCCCACCTGGGCCGAGTACCGGGCCAATCGGCAGCGCAACGGAACGCGGTAAGAGAGGCTAGGCAGGCAGGGCCCGCCGCCGGGTTGCCGGGGCCCGGCGGTGAGCCTTTTCGGCGTCGAGCATGCTTTGCAGGATATACAATCCGCTTAGGTAAAACGGAATCATTGGAATTTTGTAGCGCACCAAAGTGCCAAAATTAGCGCTGATAATGGCCACCGAAGCCGCAAAAATCAGCGAAAACACAAAGCACATCACTAGTACCGGCGTGGTAGCCACAAACTTTATGGTGGCTACCACGCCGGTGCGCCAAAATATGCGGAGCGTAAAAATCAGGAAAAATCCCGCTTCCAGCGCCGAGAGCAGCATGATGGGGTTGCGGGCTTCAAAAATCATCGGCCGGAACAGGGCCGTGAAAATGGCCTGTGGGGCCAGCTTTACCATGCCGCCGATGGTGCCGTCTTGTGCGCCTAGGTTGTAGGCCGAGCCGTTCTGTTTTACGCTGGTTTCATATAAGTAGTCAGCCGTGATTTTACTGCGTTCGCCTAACTTATCCACATCATATTTATCATCGCCCTTGGTGAGGTTGGTGGCAGCATAAACGGCGATGAGCCCGCCCACTACGAAGAATACGGGCTTGGCCAGCACCCGTACGGTTTGGTTTTAATAAGGGCGTTGTTCTCATTGAACACCCACAACAGGGCCCCTGGCAGGAAGCACAGCAAAATATAAACCTTGATAGACAACAAAGCATAAGCAGCCAAAAAACCAATGGCGGCGGCCTGTGGAATGCCACGCTTCTGGATGGCCCCCCGGTACAGGGCATAGAAAAGCCAGCCCAGGGCCCCCATTGCCAGCGAGTCCTTCATGAGCCCCGAGCCCCAAAAAAACATCGATGGGATGTAGAAGATGGCCCAGGCCAGCTGCTTGTACACGTGAGGCCGAATTTTGGCAAACGTAACGTACATCGCCCACAAGCCGCTAAAGCTGGTGGCGGCAAAAAACAGGGCGATGACGGTGTAGCAGTTAAAACAAAACAGTCCAAAGAAGGCCGCGACGCGCACTGTCGCGTACTCGGCGGAGTGGGGCTGGTGCCAGTACATTTGGGCCACGTATTTGGCGGTAGCGGGGTCGGTGCTGCCCCCGTTGTCAAGCAGCAGTTTTATCCCTGCGCTGAAAGAGTCGCCAAAGGCAGAATTGATGATTTGGGTATGGTAGAAGTAATTGTAAGTGTCGCCTCCGTTGTAGTAAAACTGGTAGATTAGGCCCAGGGCAATGGCCCCGACGAACTTGAGCGTGAGGGCCGGGATGAAAAACTGCTTGGTGAACTGATTGGTGACCCGCGCGCGGATGCCGAACGCTACGGCATAGAAAATGCCGAGGTAGAGCGGGGTCAGGAAGAGGTCGGAAAGCTCCATAATCGGCTTAGCTCTTGTTCTTTTTCAGCCACGTGGTGGCTTCTTTGTACTGCTCTGATTTGTGGTCGGCAATGTCTTTCACGACCGTGTAGTAGCGCCGGGCGGTGGCCAGCTCGCGCTCCTTGTCGGCTAGGCGGGCCAGGTTGGCGTTGGCGAAAAGGTAGAAGCCGCCGCTGGTGTCGCCGCTGCTTTCCGAAAACACGATGCAGCGCTGGTAGTAGTCGCGGGCCTTGGCCGCGTCGCGGTAGCGGTACTGCATGAGGTAGCCGAGGAAGTAGCTGGCGTAGCGCCCGCTGATGGCCTCGTAGCCGGGCAGGCCCTGGTTTATTTTCGCCAGGATTTCCTTGCTCACCCGCTCGCACTCCACAAACTCGCCTTGGTCGTAGGCCAGCAGGGCATAGAAGCGCTGGAAGTAGCCATTGTCGGGAAAGGTGGCGGCCAGCTGCTTTGCCACGGGCAGGGCCTCGGCGCTGTTATTCTCTTCGGTTTTGAGGATGCCCATCAGGAACACCTTGGCCTCGGTGGCGGTGTAGAAGCCGGTGGTGGCCACGGTGCGCAACTGCTGAAGCCCCAGTTCTTTATTGCCCTTGGGGAAGAACAGCAGGACCGGCCGCAGCAGCGGGTAGTTGTTGGGAATCCAGACGGCGTAGTAGTTAAACAGGGCCTGGCCAAACAGGAATTCCGGGCTGAGGCCGTTGGCTTCCTGGCTTTTCTGCAGGTAGCTCAGGGCCCGCTTGCTGTCGACGGTGGCCAGGCGCCAGTCGTGGCGCTCGGCGTGCAGGCGGGCGCTGAAGCCGTAGGCCGCCGCCAGGAAAAACGTGGCTTCGTAGTTCTGCTTATCGGCCTTGTAGAGGGCCTCGGCCTTGGTGATGGCCGAGTCCATGTAAGCGAAAAACGGCCGGTCGTACGCCTTGGTCTGGAAGCTGGTGGGGCGAATTTTCCACCACGTGTTCAGGCCCAGCATGAGGTAGGCGAGGGGGTGCTCGGGGTAGCGCCGCTTGAGGGAGCGGAACTGCTTCTCGGCCCGGTCGTACTTGAAATTGTAGAGGTTGTGCACGGCCCCGTCGAGCTCCTGCTGAATGTCCTTATTGAGCAGCAGCCAGCCCTTCGTGTCGATGGCCTGGGGAGACACGGCCACGCTGTCGAGGTGCACCACGCGCATGGCGCCGCGGCGGCGAACTGTGTCGGCCGTTTGGGCCCGGGCCACCAGTGGGCCCAACAACAGCAAGCCCCAACAGAAAAGCAATCGAACCATAGAGAAGAGCGGGGGAACAGGGCCCCGGGAAAACCGGCGGGTGCCGGCCGGGGCCCTAAAGTACGGACTCTGGCCTAGCTTTGGGCCAATTTCCTCCGGCCCATGCAACTGCTCGAAACCCTGTGCCGCATCGCGGCGCCGTCCGGCCACGAAGGCCCGCTGACGGCCTTTGTGCTTGATTACGTGCAACAAAACCAAGCCAAGTGGCAGCACCAGCCCCAGGTGCTGGCCGGCGAGGGCTTCCAGGATTGCGTGGTGCTGGTGTTCGGGCAGCCGCGCACGGCCGTGTTTGCGCACCTCGACAGCATCGGCTTCACGGTGCGCTACGGCCGGCAGCTGGTGGCCATTGGGGGCCCCGAAACCCACGCCGGTTATCGCCTGGTGGGCCACGATGCAGAAGGGGAGATTGATTGTGCGCTGACCATCAACGAGGAAACCGAAACCTTGGGCTACGAGTTCAGCCGCGAGCTGCCCCGCGGCACCGAGCTGACGTTCCGCTGCGACTTCCGCGAAACCGAGACAACGGTGCAAAGCTGCTACCTCGACAACCGCCTGGGGGTGTGGACGGCCCTGCGCCTGTGCGAAACGCTGGAGCACGGCGTCATTGCTTTTTCGTGCGGCGAGGAGCACGGCGGCGGCACGGTGCCGTTCCTGGCCCAGTACATCTACGACACCTACGGCGTGCGCCAGGCCCTGATTTGCGACATTACATGGGTGACCGAGGGCGTGCACTTGGGCCAGGGCTGCGTGATTTCGCTGCGCGACTCCCTCATCCCGCGCCGCGCCTACGTGGACCGCGTCCGGGCCATTGCCGCGCGGGCGGGCATTGCGGTGCAGCTGGAGGTGGAAGACATCGGCGGTTCTGACGCCAAGGAGCTGCAGCGCGCCGCCCAGCCCTGGGACTGGTGCTTCGTGGGGGCCCCCGAAGACCACGTGCACACCCCCGACGAGCTGGTGGATAAGCGCGACATTGCCAGCATGTTGGCCCTCTACCAAGTGCTGTTGCGCGAGCTCTAATACTTGCCTACATTTACCGGCACTCCTCTTCATTCCCACCTAATATCCTGCCGGTATGACCCCTTACCTCTACGCGGTGCCCGCGCTGGGCGTGTTTGCTTTGTTTTATACCTGGGTGCGGGCCGGCTGGGTGGCCCGGCAAGATGCTGGCAATGAGCGCATGACCACCATTGCCGGCTACATTGCCGACGGAGCCATTGCCTTTTTACGGGCCGAATACAAAGTGCTGGGCCTGTTTGGGCTGATTGCTGGGGCCTTCCTGTTTTACCTGGGGAGCACCAGCGGCAATTCCAGCCCGGTCATCGTCATTGCCTTCGTTATCGGAGGCGTATTTTCGGCGCTGGCGGGCTTTATTGGGATGAAGATTGCCACCAAGGCCAACGTGCGCACCGCCCAAGCGGCCCGCACTAGCCTGGCCACGGCCTTGAACGTGTCTTTTTCGGGCGGTTCGGTGATGGGCATGGGCGTGGCGGGCCTTGCCGTGTTAGGGCTGGGGTCCCTTTTTATTGTGTTTTATAAAATGTTTGTGCCCAGCGGCCTGGCTAATGGGCAGGAGATGGAAAAGGCCCTGGAAGTCCTCACCGGCTTCTCGCTCGGGGCCGAGAGCATTGCCCTGTTTGCCCGCGTGGGCGGCGGCATCTATACCAAAGCGGCCGACGTGGGGGCCGACCTCGTGGGGAAGGTCGAAGCCGGCATTCCGGAGGACGACCCGCGCAACCCCGCCACCATTGCCGACAACGTGGGCGACAACGTGGGCGACGTGGCCGGCATGGGGGCCGATTTGTTCGGCTCGTACGTGGCTACCATCTTGGCCACCATGGTGCTGGGGCGCGAGGTGCAGCTGGGCAGCGCCGACCATTTTGGGGGCCTGTCGCCCATTTTCCTGCCGATGGCCATTGCCGGCATGGGCATTCTGGCCTCGCTTGTCGGCATTTTGTGCGTGCGGGTGAAGGAGGGCGGCAACGTGCAGGGGGCCCTAAACCTGGGTAACTACATTTCGGTCGTTGTTTCCGCCGTGGCCTCTTATGGCCTCATCGCGTGGATTTTGCCTACTGGGGCCCTCACCATTCGCGGCGTGACTTTCGACGCGCTGCACGTGTTCTACGCCGTGTTGGTAGGCTTGGGCGTGGGCACGCTGATGAGCATCATCACTGAATACTACACGGCCATGGGCAAGCGCCCGGTAAATAGCATCGTGCAGCAAAGCAGCACGGGCCACGCCACCACCGTGATTGGGGGCCTGGCCGTGGGCATGGAAAGCACGGTGCTGCCCATTCTGGTGCTGGCGGCGGGCATTGTACTGAGCTTCCGAGCCGCGGGCCTGTACGGCGTGGCCATTGCCGCGGCCGGCATGATGGCCACTACGGCCATGCAGCTGGCCATCGACGCCTTTGGGCCCATTGCCGATAACGCCGGCGGCATCGCCGAGATGAGTGAGCTGCCCAAGGAAGTGCGTGAGCGCACCGATATCCTGGACGCGGTGGGCAACACCACGGCCGCCACTGGCAAGGGCTTCGCCATCGCCTCGGCCGCCCTTACGTCGCTGGCCTTGTTCGCAGCGTTCATGGGCACGGCGCACATCGACACCATCGACATCAGCAACGCCGACGTGCTGGCGGGCTTGTTTGTGGGAGCCATGATTCCGTTCATCTTTTCGGGCCTAGCCATCGCCGCCGTGGGCCGTGCTGCGATGGCGATGGTGCAGGAGGTGCGCCGCCAGTTCCGCGAGATTCCGGGCATCATGGAAGGCACGGCCCGGCCCGAGTACGAGAAGTGCGTGGCCATCTCGACCGCTGCCGCCATCCGCGAAATGATTTTGCCGGGGGCCATTGCCCTGCTCTCGCCCATCCTCGTGGGCTTCCTATTCGGCCCAAAGGTGCTCGGCGGCCTGCTGGCCGGCGTCACGGTGAGCGGCGTGCTGATGGCCATCTTCCAGAGCAACGCGGGCGGGGCCTGGGACAACGCCAAGAAGTCGTTCGAGAAAGGCGTGCTGGTGAACGGCGTGATGCAATACAAAGGCTCCGACGCCCACAAGGCTTCCGTGACCGGCGACACCGTGGGCGACCCGTTCAAGGACACGTCGGGGCCCAGCATGAACATCCTCATCAAGCTTATGAGCATCGTGTCGCTGGTCATCGCCCCGCACATCGCCGAGCACGCTGGGGGCCCCGGGGCCGCCGCCGCGCCCGCGCCGCTGCACTTCGAGCAAGCCTTCCGCCCCCGCATGCACTACTCCGAAACGCTGGTGCCCGCCGCGGCCCGCCTGCTGCGCACGGCCCTGCACCAGGAGTAGGTCATGACCACGGATTTAGCGGAGTGGGCGGATGGGTTGGATTTCGGGGACAATTGGCCGGCGGTGGCTGGGGCCCCAGGGTGGGGCCCGGTAATCGTTAGGTGCTTCATGCTTGATTCCAGGGAGGCATTTCGTGCTTCTTTAGCCGCTCGTGGCCTTGAATGAGCATCATTGATTGACCCTGGGCATCGGCTAGGACAGCCCAGCGATTACCGGGCAGGCGGCAAAATGCCGCCCGCCCGGCGCGGCCCTGCCTGGGGGCCCCAACGGGGCCTAGCCAATCGTCCCCAAAATCCGATTCATCCGCCTAATCCGATAAATCCGTGGTTATGACAGTAGCTTTGCGGTTCAATTTTTCCCCGCACCGCATGGGCTCATCCCCCAACATTACCCTCCACGACAAAGCGTTTCGCCCGTATTTATCGGCCGCTGAGCTGGCCACGGCCGTCGAGGAGCTGGCCGCCCGCCTTAGTGCCGACTACGCCGGCCGCCGGCCCTTGTTCGTGGTCGTGCTCACGGGGGGCTTCATGTTTGCCTCCGATTTACTCAAGTGCTTCAGCGGCGAATGCGAAATCGTCTTCATCCGGGTGGCCTCGTACGAGGGCACGAACAGCACCGGCCAGGTGCAGGAAATCCTGGGCCTGCGCGAAGACGTGCAGGGCCGCGACCTGATTCTGGTGGAAGACATCGTGGACACCGGCACTACCCTGCACCACCTGCTGCCCGCGCTGCTGGCCAAAAACCCGGCTTCGGTGGAAATCGCCGCCTTGTTTTTTAAGCCCGCTAGCCTGCGCCACGACCTGACGCTGAATTACATTGCCTTAGAAATCCCCAACGATTTCGTGGTAGGGTATGGTCTCGACTACGATGGGCTGGGCCGCAACCTGCCCGAAGTGTACGTGGCCGTGTAGGGCCCCCGGCCGCTGGCCTTTGTTAAGGATTGATTAACTTCCCCCACCAACCCACCCGGCGCGTTTGCGCCCAGCCCCCGTTTCCATGCTGAATATTGTACTGTTCGGCCCGCCCGGTGCGGGCAAAGGCACCCAGAGCCAGAAGCTCATCGCTCACTACCACCTGGTGCACCTAAGTACTGGCGACTTGCTGCGAGCCCAGATTGCCCAGGGCACGGAGCTAGGCCTGCGCGCCAAAAAGCTGATGGACGAAGGCCTGCTGGTGCCCGACGAAGTCGTGATTGGCATGATTGACAGCGCCCTGAACGCCAACAAAGCCGCTGCGGGCTTCATCTTCGACGGCTTCCCGCGCACCGTGCCGCAGGCCGAAAGCCTCGACCGGCTGCTGGCCCAGCACCAGGCCACCATCGGCTGCATGGTGGCCCTGGAAGTAGGGGAGGAGGAGCTGGTGACGCGCCTGCTGGAACGCGGCAAAACCAGCAACCGCCCCGACGACCAGGACGAAACCAAGATCCGGCGCCGCGTAACGGTGTACAACACCGAAACTGCCCAGGTGGCCGGCTACTACGCCGCCCAGCACAAGTTCCACGCCCTCAATGGCATTGGGATTATCGACGACATTTTTGGCCAGGTGTGCGCCGTTATCGACCAGCACCAAGCGGCTGCCAACGAAACCCCGGTCGCGGCCATCAGAGAGGTACAGGCGTAGCAGTAGCAACCATGTTGCGAGTTAGAAGTGATGAGTTATGAGTTTCGGCCCATGCGTCTGAAATTCATAACTCATTTATTATTAGCCCGTCCGGCGATTCGCAACGCATAATTTTTAATTCAAATCCCCATAGCAGTGGCTTCTAATAACTTCATCGACTACGTTAAACTGGTTTGCCGCTCGGGCAAAGGCGGGGCGGGTTCGCACCATTTCTTCCGCGCCAAGGGCTTGCCCAACGGGGGCCCCGACGGCGGCGACGGCGGCCGTGGCGGCCACATCATTCTGGAGGGCAACTCGCAGCTGTGGACCTTGCTGCACTTGCAGTACCAAAAGCACGTGTTTGCCAAAGACGGCGAGGGCGGCGGCGAAAACCTGCGCTCGGGGGCCCAGGGGGCCGACATTGTGCTGCAAGTGCCCCTCGGCACGGTGGCCCGGAGCGCCGAAACCGGTGAGCAACTGCTCGAAATCACGGAGCAGGGCCAGCGCCTGATTCTGGTGCCCGGCGGGCGCGGCGGCCTGGGCAACGACCACTTCAAAACTTCCACCAACCAAGCCCCGGAGTACGCCCAGCCCGGCGAGCCGGCCGTGGAGGCCCTGGTCGTGCTAGAGTTGAAGCTGTTGGCCGACGTGGGCTTGGTGGGCTTCCCCAACGCGGGCAAGAGCACGCTGCTTTCGGTGGTGTCGGCGGCCAAGCCCAAAATTGCCGACTACGCCTTCACCACCCTCGTGCCCAACCTGGGCGTGGTGGCCTACCGCGACTTCAAGTCGTTCGTGATGGCCGACATTCCCGGCATCATCGAGGGCGCGGCTGAGGGCCGGGGGTTGGGCACACGCTTTTTGCGCCACATCGAGCGCAACTCCATGCTGCTCTTTATGATAGCCTGCGACAGCCCCGACATTGCCGCCGAATACCAAGTGCTGCTGGGCGAGCTGCGCCAATTCAACCCCGAGCTGCTCGATAAAACGCGCCTGCTCGCCATCACCAAAACCGACATGCTCGACGAGGAGCTGGAGGCCGAGATGCGCGCCTCGCTACCCGCCGATTTGCCGCCCACGGTGTTCATTTCCAGCCTGATCAACAAGAACATCCAGCCGCTGAAGGACATGATTTGGCAGGCCCTGCACAAAGTATGATTTACGTCAAATTATTCTTGAGGAAAGGATTAGCAATTTAATAGGTTCGATAACGGTTTTCCTGAAAAAATACCTCGTGAAATAAACTAAATTGCCAAGCTTAAAATTGATTTTGCTTTTTCCTTTTCCATGCTTTTTATTTAATTCGAGTAGATTATCCACAAAGTAGGTGAAGAGTGCATCCGGAGCAAAAAAAGCCTCCCAATTTTCCCGGGCCAGGGTAGCTTTTGAGAGCCAGTTTAGCTCTTCACGGGCGAGAACGGCTGGAATGGTATGTACTTGGTTTTCAGGAATAAAGATTGCAAATTCATCCCATTTAGGCCCAGCGGGGCGTACCCAGTTATCGGAGATGATTACCGGTATTCGACCGGCTTGCATGGTTTCGAACAAGCGGCTAGATGACGTTCCTATCCCCTTGGGGCACAAAACAAACTTGCTATTGGTAAGTAATGCTGCATAGCGCAGCTGCAAGTCTTTTGGTTTTTCGGGCGCGTACATGTCTCGCTCTGAAGTCATGATAAGTCCACGCTCGTGCCGCAGCTTCAAAATTTCCTTTCGAGGCTTTGATTGCGGTTTTCCATAAAATGAAAAAAGAAAATCCGGTATTACGGTTAAATCACACGATATGTACGTGTTTATTGTTTCTAGATAAGGTGACGCACGCATCTTGCGGTCATCAAACGTTTGTTTAGGAAAACACGTATACAGCCCGGGCAGGATAAGCCAAGGCAAATCGTGCGGGTTGTACATGAATGTTTTATGGGGATATTTTTTAGCAAGTGGATTATTCTTTAGCTTTTTAAAAAAAGGGTCTGAATGATACCGAGAGTTTTCGATGAACAGAATAATGTCGGCTTCTTCCGCCGTGTTCACCACTGTATGTTTTTTGTATTTATCCAGGGCAGCATTTCTTAAGAATGCACCGAGTGGCTCGGAGTCTTCGTAAGCAGAAGTTATATAAACCTTGGCGGCGCGAATCTGCATTGAACCGGAGCTCATCGTATTTGGGCAAAAATTGGGTGTTGAGTATATACTCCTTGAAAATAATTCACGTGCAATACAAAAGGTTGCTGTTCTGCTTTACTCAGTAACCGGGTAGCCACTGCTTAAAAGTGCGGTGGCCGTAGAGCTAAAATATGTTTCTTGTTCACGGCGAAGCTGGTCTACTAGCCGGTTTTCGGGCAAAATCACGTCGTCGTAGCACAACACTTGGTCGCGGGGAATGTCGCGGCGCAAAGTGCAACCCTCGGCTACGCCAAGGGGGAGCAATTTTTCCTGCCGCACTACATCGGCGTTTTCGGCCAAGCCGTAGGTGTGGTAGTGGCCAATGCCGTCGAGCAGCTGGCCTGCCCGCAACGGGATTTTAGCAGCCGTGACCACTTCTACGCTCATTGGGCCCGCGGGAGCCAGCGTTGCGTCGTGAAAAAGAACCGCCCGTGCCACAGAATTGGGCGTTTCGAAGTGGCAGAGGTGGTAGGGCGTGTGGAAGCAATAAAGCGGGCCCGGGCCAAGCTTGTAGAGCTTGAGGTAGTGCTGCTGCACAGGGTCGTTGATGGTGCCTAGCACGAAAACCCCGGGCCCGGGGGCTGCCCCGACCACATAATCGACTATGCCGGGGCCCCCATTTAAAAGCAAATCGTGCGGGTACCAGTCAGGAGCCTCGGTTACGGGGGTGCCGGGCGCGACGGTGGGACCCAGCATGCCCCGGCGTGCCACCCGCATCCCCAAAGCGTTGGCAATAACGGCCTGCTCGAAGCTGATTTTGCTGCCATCGGCGAAGCTGGTGACCATGCTTGGGTTCTGGCCCCATTGCCGGGCAAACCCTTCCTGAGTGGTGGGGTTGCGGTAGGGGTCGTGCAGTCCCTTAATATTGCCGCACATGACGGGCTTAATGCCCATGCCTTTAACAAACCGGACTAGGTTGAGCGTTACGCCCGGTTGGTCGCCGTCGGCCACAGTATATACCACGCCGGCACGGTCGGCGTACACTTTCAGGATGGGCCCCACGGTGCCGTCCAATTCGGCGTTCAAGAGCACGATGTGCTTGCCGTGGCCAATGGCCTTCAGCACCACGCGTGCGCCATACTCCACGGCCCCGGTTACTTCGATGATGGCGTCGATGCCAGCAGCTTGGCCCAGCAGCAGGGCATCGTCGGTGATGGCGGGCTGGCCCGCCTGGATGCAGGCTTCCAACTCGGCCAGGGTGTTGGCTTCCCGCACCTCGGCCACGCCGGCCTCGGCGTAGGCGTGGCGGGCGTTGGCCAGGGTGCGGTTGGCGATGGCCACAAGCTCCATACCGGGCACGTACCGGCAAATCTGCCGGGCCACGCCCCGGCCCATAAACCCGGCCCCGACCATGCCCACGCGAATGGGGTTGCCGGCTTGATGCCGCCGTTGAAGGGCGCTGTCAATCAAAATCATGCGGTAAAATGAAAAGTGTCCGGCAGGAGGAATTATTTGGTCGGCGCAAGTGGCCAAGCCGGCACAAAGTCGGGGTGCTGGCGGTCTTTCTCGGAAACGAGGACGGGTGCCAGCGGCCAGATGATGCCCAGGCCGGGATCATCCCACCGCAGGCCACGCTCGGCACCCGGCGCGTACTTGGCGGATACCTGGTAGCCCACGTCGGTATCATCGGCAAGTGTGAGAAAGCCGTGGGCGAAGCGGCCCGGCACAAACAACATGCGGAAAGAATCCGCGGTTAGGTCCACGCCAAGCCAGTGCCCGTAAGTAGGCGACTCTTCCCGCAGGTCCACGATGACGTCGTGGATGGCCCCGCGGGTGCAGCGCACCAGTTTGGTTTCCTCGTGGGGCGGCAGTTGGTAGTGCATGCCGCGCAGGGTGCCGCGCCGAGGGTTGGAAGAAACGTTGGCCTGCTGGGGCGGTAGCATAATACCGTGGGCCGCAAATTCATCTTCGCACCAGCTGCGGGCAAAAAAACCGCGTTCGTCAA
This genomic stretch from Hymenobacter sp. PAMC 26628 harbors:
- a CDS encoding formyl transferase: MSTASEYAGKNIVMLAGPGESTNILFHALDAAFGVHRIIVETTVSQKQLLTRRAEKLGWGTVLGQIAFKLAIAGPLSRAAQPRLQHLRQAHGLNNAPLPPDRTIQVSSVNAPEALLALQALSPDVVVVNGTRIIAKRVLTGVPCPFINTHAGITPLYRGVHGGYWALANDDTAHCGVSVHLVDAGIDTGGIIAQALIQPEAEDNFATYPLLQLIAGLPLLKKAVQAALQGGIRLQSAPEGQSRLWSHPTWAEYRANRQRNGTR
- a CDS encoding tol-pal system protein YbgF, translating into MVRLLFCWGLLLLGPLVARAQTADTVRRRGAMRVVHLDSVAVSPQAIDTKGWLLLNKDIQQELDGAVHNLYNFKYDRAEKQFRSLKRRYPEHPLAYLMLGLNTWWKIRPTSFQTKAYDRPFFAYMDSAITKAEALYKADKQNYEATFFLAAAYGFSARLHAERHDWRLATVDSKRALSYLQKSQEANGLSPEFLFGQALFNYYAVWIPNNYPLLRPVLLFFPKGNKELGLQQLRTVATTGFYTATEAKVFLMGILKTEENNSAEALPVAKQLAATFPDNGYFQRFYALLAYDQGEFVECERVSKEILAKINQGLPGYEAISGRYASYFLGYLMQYRYRDAAKARDYYQRCIVFSESSGDTSGGFYLFANANLARLADKERELATARRYYTVVKDIADHKSEQYKEATTWLKKNKS
- a CDS encoding M20/M25/M40 family metallo-hydrolase; this translates as MQLLETLCRIAAPSGHEGPLTAFVLDYVQQNQAKWQHQPQVLAGEGFQDCVVLVFGQPRTAVFAHLDSIGFTVRYGRQLVAIGGPETHAGYRLVGHDAEGEIDCALTINEETETLGYEFSRELPRGTELTFRCDFRETETTVQSCYLDNRLGVWTALRLCETLEHGVIAFSCGEEHGGGTVPFLAQYIYDTYGVRQALICDITWVTEGVHLGQGCVISLRDSLIPRRAYVDRVRAIAARAGIAVQLEVEDIGGSDAKELQRAAQPWDWCFVGAPEDHVHTPDELVDKRDIASMLALYQVLLREL
- a CDS encoding sodium-translocating pyrophosphatase, with the protein product MTPYLYAVPALGVFALFYTWVRAGWVARQDAGNERMTTIAGYIADGAIAFLRAEYKVLGLFGLIAGAFLFYLGSTSGNSSPVIVIAFVIGGVFSALAGFIGMKIATKANVRTAQAARTSLATALNVSFSGGSVMGMGVAGLAVLGLGSLFIVFYKMFVPSGLANGQEMEKALEVLTGFSLGAESIALFARVGGGIYTKAADVGADLVGKVEAGIPEDDPRNPATIADNVGDNVGDVAGMGADLFGSYVATILATMVLGREVQLGSADHFGGLSPIFLPMAIAGMGILASLVGILCVRVKEGGNVQGALNLGNYISVVVSAVASYGLIAWILPTGALTIRGVTFDALHVFYAVLVGLGVGTLMSIITEYYTAMGKRPVNSIVQQSSTGHATTVIGGLAVGMESTVLPILVLAAGIVLSFRAAGLYGVAIAAAGMMATTAMQLAIDAFGPIADNAGGIAEMSELPKEVRERTDILDAVGNTTAATGKGFAIASAALTSLALFAAFMGTAHIDTIDISNADVLAGLFVGAMIPFIFSGLAIAAVGRAAMAMVQEVRRQFREIPGIMEGTARPEYEKCVAISTAAAIREMILPGAIALLSPILVGFLFGPKVLGGLLAGVTVSGVLMAIFQSNAGGAWDNAKKSFEKGVLVNGVMQYKGSDAHKASVTGDTVGDPFKDTSGPSMNILIKLMSIVSLVIAPHIAEHAGGPGAAAAPAPLHFEQAFRPRMHYSETLVPAAARLLRTALHQE
- the hpt gene encoding hypoxanthine phosphoribosyltransferase, whose protein sequence is MGSSPNITLHDKAFRPYLSAAELATAVEELAARLSADYAGRRPLFVVVLTGGFMFASDLLKCFSGECEIVFIRVASYEGTNSTGQVQEILGLREDVQGRDLILVEDIVDTGTTLHHLLPALLAKNPASVEIAALFFKPASLRHDLTLNYIALEIPNDFVVGYGLDYDGLGRNLPEVYVAV
- a CDS encoding adenylate kinase: MLNIVLFGPPGAGKGTQSQKLIAHYHLVHLSTGDLLRAQIAQGTELGLRAKKLMDEGLLVPDEVVIGMIDSALNANKAAAGFIFDGFPRTVPQAESLDRLLAQHQATIGCMVALEVGEEELVTRLLERGKTSNRPDDQDETKIRRRVTVYNTETAQVAGYYAAQHKFHALNGIGIIDDIFGQVCAVIDQHQAAANETPVAAIREVQA
- the obgE gene encoding GTPase ObgE; the encoded protein is MASNNFIDYVKLVCRSGKGGAGSHHFFRAKGLPNGGPDGGDGGRGGHIILEGNSQLWTLLHLQYQKHVFAKDGEGGGENLRSGAQGADIVLQVPLGTVARSAETGEQLLEITEQGQRLILVPGGRGGLGNDHFKTSTNQAPEYAQPGEPAVEALVVLELKLLADVGLVGFPNAGKSTLLSVVSAAKPKIADYAFTTLVPNLGVVAYRDFKSFVMADIPGIIEGAAEGRGLGTRFLRHIERNSMLLFMIACDSPDIAAEYQVLLGELRQFNPELLDKTRLLAITKTDMLDEELEAEMRASLPADLPPTVFISSLINKNIQPLKDMIWQALHKV
- a CDS encoding exostosin domain-containing protein — encoded protein: MSSGSMQIRAAKVYITSAYEDSEPLGAFLRNAALDKYKKHTVVNTAEEADIILFIENSRYHSDPFFKKLKNNPLAKKYPHKTFMYNPHDLPWLILPGLYTCFPKQTFDDRKMRASPYLETINTYISCDLTVIPDFLFSFYGKPQSKPRKEILKLRHERGLIMTSERDMYAPEKPKDLQLRYAALLTNSKFVLCPKGIGTSSSRLFETMQAGRIPVIISDNWVRPAGPKWDEFAIFIPENQVHTIPAVLAREELNWLSKATLARENWEAFFAPDALFTYFVDNLLELNKKHGKGKSKINFKLGNLVYFTRYFFRKTVIEPIKLLILSSRII